The nucleotide window GGTGCGTCGGCGCGGGTGTTGAAATCGCCGCCGACGATCGACGGCACGTCGCCTGCCGTGCCGTCGATCAACGCCCGCAGGCACGCGATCTGTTCGGCACGGATCGCGCCGCCTTCGGGCCGGTGATGCAGGTGGGTGACGTACACGTTCACGGGCCGGCCGCGCACGCGGGTGCGCACCCATCCCGCGGTCCGGAAGTCGTCCAGCGGCGCCAGCTTCGCCTCGCCGGAGGCCTCTATGACGCCCCGGACCAGGATCGCGTTGCCGTAGCGGCGCGTCTGGGCGGGCGCATCGGCGGAAAAGAAGCGGTATTCATAACCGAGCCGGGACGCGAGGACCTGCGCCTGGTTGGGCAGCGCCGCATCCTGCAGGACCTCCTGCAGCAGGACCACCTGGGGTGCGCGGTCGCGGAGCCCGGCGACGATCAGGTCCTGGCGGCGAGGCCAGTCCTGCTTGTCGTGCCAGAGATTGAGCGTGACCACGTCCAGGGTCGTCGCCGGGTCCGGCGGAGCCACGACCTTCGATGCGCAGCCCGCCGGCGAACACAGCGCCGCACCGAGCACGACGGCCCATGCGGCGCGGCGCGCCAGGTTCATCGCGCCGGCAGGTACTGCAGCGGATCCACCGGCTTGCCGTTGTGGCGGATCTCGAAGTGCAGCATCTCGCGCGCGGCACCGGTGCTGCCCATTTCGGCGATCTGCTGGCCCGCCTTGACGTTCTGGCCTTCGTTGACCAGGCGCTTGCGGTTGTGGCCGTAGGCGGACAACCACTGCTCGCTGTGCTTGATGATGATCAGCTCGCCGTAGCCGACCAGGCCCGCACCGGAGTACACCACCACGCCATCGGCCGCCGCACGCACCGCCTGCCCGCTGCTGCCGGCGATATCGATGCCCTGCTTGGTCGCATCGCCGCCGACGAACCGCCCGATCAGATGGCCTTCCGCGGGCCACCGCCATGCAAACCCGCTGCTCGCCGGTGCCGGTGCCGGTGTCGGCGCGGGCCGGGTGACCGGCGCCGGTGGCGGCGTGGGCCGCGTCGTGGTGCCGGCGGTGGAGCGCGGGGGCGTCGTCGCCGGCCGGCTGCCGCTGCCCGGATACAGCTTGAGCGTCTGCCCCGGGTAGATCGTGTAAGGCGCTCCCAGCCCGTTCCAGCGGGCCAGATCGTTGACGTCCACGCCGTTGCGGAAGGCGATGCCGTACAGGGTGTCGCCGCGCTGCACGCGCACGGTCGCGCCCGGCTTGCCCTGCGAGGGCTTGCGCGTGGCGGACGATGCGGACGGCTCGCGCACCACGGTGGTCGAGCAGGCGCCCAGCAGCGCGACGACCAGGCCCATCAGGAGGACGGAGGAGATGCGGCGGGCGGAGCGGAGCGTCGTTGTCATGCGTCGGTTCGTTTCCTCACTGGGCGCGTTCTCAGCCGGTCAGCCGCTGGAACAGTTCGCGTACGGCCACGCCACCGCCCCCGATCAGCACGCTGAAATAGACGATCGTGCCGATGTTGGCCAGATGGCCCAGCAGGATCGCGCCACCATCGCGCTGGATGAAGCCGATGGCGTACAACAGCAGCGCCAAGGCTGGCAGGGTGTTGCTGAATGGCACGAATCCGAAGGGCGCCATCAGCAGCAGGGCGGCCAGGATGAAGGCCAGGTTGTTGATCACTCCCTGCCCCGGCCCGTCGACGAAGAGCCGCAGCCGGTGCGGACGGCTGATCTTCTCCATGCGCCGCACCCAGACCAGGCCGGCGGTCAGGCCCGGGCGCAGGCGGTCGGCCGGCAGGGCCTTGTGCTTGACCCGCTGCGGCAGCCACAGCGGCCGGTCGACCAGGCGGCTGACGCCGACCAGCAGGATGGCCGCGCCGAACACCGTGCTCACGCCCGGAATCGACACCGGGATCAGGAACACCAGCGTCAGCAGGATGGTCAGCAGCAGCAGGCCTTCATCGCTGAAGACATCCAGCAGTTCGCCCAGGCTCAAGGCGTCGGGTGGCAGGCGTTCGATGATGTCGGCCAGTTGCTGGCCCAGCGAAGCGGCCGGCTCGGCGGATTCCGTATGCGGTGCGTCGGTCATGCGCTCAGTCCAGCGTGCCCGACAGCAGCGGCACGAACACCACGGGCGCCAGCGTGGTCTCTTCCACGCTGCCGTCCTCGCGCTTCACCAGCCGCACCAGCGATTGCGAACCGCTGCCGCCGACCGGCGCCACCAGTTGCCCGCCCACCGCCAGTTGCTCCACCAGCACCGGCACCAGCGCCGGCGCCGCGGCGGTCACGATGATGCCGTCGTAGGGGCCGTGCTCGGCCCAGCCGATACGGCCGTCGTCGTGCTTGCTGCGCACGTTCAGGCCCAACTGGCGCAGGCGTTTGCGGGCCTGGCGCAGCAGGTCGCCGATCCGCTCCACGGTGTAGACCTCCAGGCCCAGGAGGGCCAGGACCGCGGCCTGGTAGCCGGAGCCGGTGCCGATCTCCAGCACTTTCTTCGGCGCATTCTCCAGCAGCACCTCGGTCATCCGCGCGACCACCCACGGCTGGGAAATGGTCTGGCTGTGGCCGATCGGCAGCGCCGTGTCCTCGTAGGCGCGCGTGGCCAGCGCCTCGTCCACGAACAGATGGCGCGGCAGCGTGCGGACGGCATTGAGCACGCGCTCGTCGACGATGCCGGACTCGCGCAGGCGCTCGACCAGGCGGTCGCGCACGCGCTGCGAGGTCATGCCCATGCCCACCGCTTCGGGCTGCAGGCGCAATCGCGGGGTCACGCCGACGCCTCCAGCGCGGCGGTGAGCCCGCCGACCCAGCCGGCCACTTTCTCCAGCGCTTGGTAGCGGGTCAGGTCCACGTGGATGGGCGTGATGGAGATGTACCCCATGCGCACGGCATGGAAGTCGGTCCCCGGGCCCGCGTCCTGCTCGCGTCCTGCCGGACCGATCCAGTACACGGTGCGGCCACGCGGATCCGGCTGCGGCACGCACGGCTCGGAGCGGTGACGGTTGCCCAGGCGCGTAACCTCAAAGCCGCGCACATCGGCCCAGGCCAGGTCGGGCACGTTGACGTTGAGGATGGTATCGGCCGGCAGCGGATCGGCTTTCAGCCGCGCCACGATCTCCACGGCGGCGCGCGCCGCGGTTTCGTAGTGCTTGGCATCGTGGTTCTTGGTGGCCAGCGACACCGCCACGGCCGGCAGGCCCAGGAAACGCCCTTCCATCGCGGCCGACACGGTGCCGGAATAGATGACATCGTCGCCCATGTTGGCGGTGTTGTTGATGCCCGAGACCACGATGTCCGGTTCGAACTCCAGCATCCCGGTCAGCGCCAGGTGCACGCAGTCGGTGGGCGTGCCGGCGACGCTGCAGGTGTAGTGATCGATGCGCTTGAGCCGGATGGGCAGATCCAGCGTCAGCGAGTTGCTGGCGCCCGAGCGGTCGCGGTCGGGTGCGACCACATACACTTCATGGCCCGCGCTGCGCAGGCCTTCTGCCAGGATTCGGATGCCGGGGGCGTCGACGCCGTCGTCGTTGCTGACCAGTACGCGCATGGGTTTCCTCGGGGACGGGCCCATGATACCGGAACCGCGCCGATGCTTCCCGCGCTTGCGTCGCAGGACGATGCGGCTACGCTGGCGGCATGGCCCGACCCGATCCACCCGACGACGACGACGCTGCACTGTTCCGCGACGCCATCGGCCAGGTGCGCCGTCTGGAAGACGCGCCGGCGCCCCCGCGCAAGGCACCGCCCCGGCCCCGCGCGCGCATGGCCGAGCGCGACGACCTGGATGCGCGCAGCGAATTCCAGCGGGGACTGGATGCGCTCGAGCCGCTGGCGGCGGGCGACACGCTCAGTCATCGCCGCGAGGCACTGCCCGCACGCGCATTCCAGAGGTTGAAGCGGGGCCAGTTCGCGGTGCAGGACGAACTCGACCTGCACGGCGCCACGGCCGTGCAGGCCGAAAGCCTGCTGCGGGGTTTCCTGGCCGAGGCCGTCCTGCACGAATACGGCTGCGTCCGCATCATCCATGGCAAGGGCCAGCGCTCGGACGCGGGCGCGCCGGTGATCAAGAACCTGGTCGACCGCCTGCTGCGCCAGCGCGCGGACGTGCTGGCGTTCCATTCGGCGCCGCCGGCCCAGGGCGGCACCGGTGCGGTGCTGGTGCTGTTGGCGCGACGCCGTTAGGTGGGCGTCAGTTCGTCGAGGCGATGGGCTTGACGACGGTCCGCTTCGGCGGGTTAACCCAGACCACGCGCGTGCCGCGTTGCTTGGCCACGCTGTCGACGTAGGCCACGTAGACCTGGTCGATCTGGGTTTCGCGCTGCATCAGCGGCGCATCGCGCATCGCGCTCTGCGTGCTGGCACAGCCTGCCGACAATGCGGCCAGGAACAGGGTTGCGCACACCAGGCTGAAACGTTTCATGGTGACCTCCCGTCGGTTCGAGTGGATGCAGCATCCCACCGGAGTGGGGCCTCCGGCTCACCTTCGGCTTATACGCCTGCTGCTGCAGGCTTCCAGTCCCCTCAACGGCCTTCCGACGAACGGTCGGAGCCGGGTCGCGGCGCCTCCGATACCTCGCCCAGTTCGTGCAGCACCGCCGTCGCATAACTGCCCGGCGGCAACGCAAAGGCCACGCGCAGCACCGACGACGCAGGCCACTCCCACGCCAGTCCTTCGGGACGGAGCCGCAACGCACGGCGTTCCTGGCGCAGCCCTTCCAGCTCCAGGCCGGCCTTCAGCGCTTGGGCATCGTCGGCCTGCAACGCGGCCTCCTCGCAGTGGCGGGCCGCCGCTTCCGCGCGGGAGGCGCCCTGTCCCCACAAGGGACCGGTGGGATGGATGTCGAAATCCGCCAGGCGCTGCGCCAGTGTCCCGCTCCAGGGCTCGGGACCGAACACGCTGCGGCTGCCCGCCAGCATCCAGACCTCGCCTTCCAGACCGCGATTCCAGCTGCCGTCGGCCAGGCGGGCCGTCAGCACGCGGTTGAAAAGTTCCGAGCGCGCGGCCGAGAGCAGCAGCGAGCGCTGCTCGCGGCGCACCCGGCGGCCGGCGAACATCGCCAGCGCGGCCGCCACGTTGCCGCCATCGCGGCCGAAGCGCTGCTCGCCGAACCAGTTGGGCAGGCCATGCGCGGCAATCTCGCCGAGCCGCGCTTCGATGGCGGCCCGGTCACCGGCCACCTCACGCAGGATCAGTTCGAAGCGATTGCCGGCCAACGCTCCCCGCGGCAGCTTGCGCGAATGCCATGAAGCCGCAACGACCTCAAGGTCGTCCGACGCCAGGCCCGCCAGATCCGGCGCCACCTTGTGCGGCAGGTGCACACTGAAACGCTGGCGAGTGACGGCATGGCGATCCTTCAGGCCCGCGTAGCCCACGCCCATCTCGGCGATGCCCGCCCAGGCGGCGATGCGCTTGGCGGCGAAGGCGGTGTTCATGCCGCGCTTCTCCACCGTCAGCAGCAGATGTTCGCCTTCGCCCGAGGGCTCGAAGCCCGCCAGTTCCTCGACGAAGAAGTCCTCGGGCGCGCAACGGAACCGCGCGGTGAGCACCGGCGCGCCGAACGCGCGCGGCAGCGGCTCGCTCACGCCTTCACCAGCAGCACCACGGCCTGCGCCGCAATGCCCTCGCCGCGGCCGGTGAAGCCCAGCGTCTCGCTGGTCGTGGCCTTGATGCTGACGGCGTCCACCCCGATGCCCAGGTCTTCGGCCACGCGGGCCCGCATGGCATCCGCGTGCGGGCCCACCTTGGGACGTTCGCAGACGACGGTGACGTCCGCATTGCCGACGCGCCAGCCGCGTTCGCGCAGCAGCGCATCGCAATGCCGCACGAACGCACGGCTGTCGGCACCCTTCCAGCGATCGTCGGAGGGCGGGAAATGCCGGCCGATGTCGCCCAGCGCCAGCGCGCCCAGCATGGCGTCGCACAACGCATGCAGCACCACGTCGCCATCGCTGTGCGCCTGTACGCCGCGCTCGTGCGGTACGCGCACGCCGCCCAGCATCAGGTGGTCGCCGTCGCCGAAGGCGTGGACGTCGAAGCCCTGGCCGATGCGGATGTTCAAGGTGTCGGACATGGCGATACCGTGCGGGGTCAGGTGCGGCGCGAAAGCTCGAACTCGAACCGTTCGAGGTCCGCACGCGTGGTGATCTTGAAGTTGCTTTCCGCGCCTTCGACCAGCAACGGACGCAGGCCCAACCGCTCCATCGCCATGGCCTCGTCGGTGACTTCGATGCCTTCGGCCGTGGCGGCTTCCAGCGCGCGGGTCAGTTGCAGGCGGCGGAACAGCTGCGGGGTGAAGGCACGCCACAGGCGCTCGCGCGGCTCGGTGCCGTCTATCCCGCCATCGTCGCCCGCGCGCTTGAGGGTGTCGCGCACGGGCGCGGCCAGGATCGCGCCAACGGGATCGTTCCGGCCGCGCTCCAGCAACTGGGCAAGGTCGTCCCGTCCCAGGTTCGGGCGGGCCGCGTCGTGGACCAGCACGAAATCGTCCGCGCGCACGCTGGGCGGCAATGCCTGCAGACCGGCCAGCACGGACGCCGCCCGGGTCGCCCCGCCCGTGCAGACGATCAACGGTCGCCCCTCGTACTCGGTCCAGCCCGGCCAGTCCGGATCGTTCTCCGACAGCGGCACCACCACGCCTTCCACCGCGTCATGGGCCAACAGCGCCTGCAGCGCCCAGGCGATCAGCGGGCGATCGCGCACGACCCGGTACTGCTTGGGCAATTCGCCCCCGAAGCGGGCACCACGACCGGCGGCAGGAACCACCGCCCAGACACCGGCCATCAGGGCGCAGCCTCTTCGTCCGCCTCGGCGGGCGCCGCATCCCCCGACGCCGGCGCGGACGCCGCCGGCTCGACCACGCGATAGAACGTCTCGCCGGGCTTGATCATGCCCAGTTCGCTGCGTGCGCGTTCCTCCACTGCCGATTCGCCGGACTTGAGGTCCTCGACTTCGGCGGCGAGCGCGTCGTTGCGCTCCTGCAGGCCCGCGTTCTCGCGCTTCTGCGCCGCGACCTGCTGTTCCAGCGCGACGACCTGGCCCGAACTGCCCACGCCGAACCAGAACCTGTACTGCAGCCATCCCAGCAGCAGCACGAGCACCAGCAGGAGCCAGGGCGCCTTGCGCATGGATTACTTCTTCAGCGACACGAAGGCGTTGCGGCCGGCGTAGCGGGCCTTGCCGCCCAGCGCCTCTTCGATGCGCAGCAGCTGGTTGTACTTGGCCACGCGGTCGCTGCGGCACAGCGAGCCGGTCTTGATCTGGGTGGCGGTGGTGGCCACCGCGATGTCGGCGATGGTAGTGTCCTCGGTTTCGCCGGAACGGTGCGACACGATCGCCGCATAGCCCGCGTGGTGCGCCATCGCGATCGCTTCCAGGGTTTCGCTCAGCGTGCCGATCTGGTTGACCTTGATCAGGATCGCATTGGCGGTGCCGGACTCGATGCCTTCCTTGAAGATCTTCGGGTTGGTGACGAACAGGTCGTCGCCCACCAGCTGCACCTTCTTGCCGATCCGCTCGGTCAGCAGCTTCCAGCCCGTCCAGTCGTCCTCGGCCAGGCCGTCCTCGATGGTGATGATGGGGTACTGCGCGGCCCAATCGGCCAGGAAATCGACGAACTGCTCGCTGGTCAGGCGCTTGTTCTCGCCCACCAGGTGGTACTTGCCGTTGTCGAAGAATTCGCTGGAGGCCACGTCCAGGCCCAGCAGCACGTCCTCGCCCGCGGTGTACCCGGCCTTGCCGATGGCTTCCAGGATGGTGTCCAGCGCTTCCACGTTGCTGCGGAAGTCCGGTGCGAAACCGCCCTCGTCGCCGACCGCCGTGCTCAGCCCGTGGCCCTTCAGCACCGACTTCAGCGAGTGGAAGATCTCGGTGCCGGCGCGCAGCGACTCGGCGAACGAGTCGAAGCCGACCGGCAGCACCATGAACTCCTGGAAGTCCACGTTGTTGTCGGCGTGCGCACCGCCGTTGATGATGTTCATCATCGGCACCGGCAGGGTGACCTCGCCGGTGGCCAGGTACTGCCACAGCGGCTGCTTCTTCGAGGCCGCCACCGCATGCGCGTTGGCCAGCGACACGCCCAGCAGCGCGTTGGCGCCCAGGCGGCCCTTGTTCTCGGTGCCGTCCAGGTCGATCAGGCGACGGTCCAGGCCTTCCTGGTCGGTGGCGTCGAACCCGTGCAGCGCGTTCGCGATGGGGCCGTTGACGTTTTCCACCGCCTTGCGCACGCCCTTGCCCAGGTAGCGGGTCTTGTCGCCGTCGCGCAGCTCCACGGCTTCCTTGGTGCCGGTCGAGGCGCCGGACGGCACCATGGCGCGGCCGAAGGAGCCGTCTTCCAGCGTGACCTCGGCTTCGAGGGTGGGATTGCCGCGGGAGTCGAGGATTTCGCGGGCGTGGATCTTGGCGATGTTGGTCATCGTGTCGTCTGCTCAGCTCAGAGAGTGGATTCGAGGAAGCCGTTCTTCTTGGTGATGGTGTCCAGCGCCAGCAACGTTTCCAGCAGCGCTTCCATCTTGTCCAGCGGCCACGCGTTGGGGCCATCGGACAGCGCCTTGGCCGGGTCCGGGTGGGTTTCGGCGAACAGGCCCGCCACGCCCACGGCGACGGCCGCGCGCGCCAGCACCGGCACGAACTCGCGCTGGCCGCCCGAGCTGCTGCCCTGCCCGCCCGGCAGCTGCACCGAATGCGTCGCATCGAACACCACCGGGCAGCCGGTGTCGCGCATCACGCTCAGCGAGCGCATGTCGCTGACCAGGTTGTTGTAGCCGAACGACGCGCCGCGCTCGCAGACCAGGATGTCCTGGTTGCCGGTGGACTTGGCCTTCTCGACCACGGGCTTCATGTCCCACGGCGAGAGGAACTGGCCCTTCTTGATGTTGACCGGCCTGCCGGCCGAGCAGACCTTCCTGATGAAGTCGGTCTGGCGCACGAGGAAGGCCGGCGTCTGCAGCACGTCGACGACGGCGGCGACCTCGTCCATCGGGGTGTACTCGTGCACGTCGGTCAGTACCGGCACGCCGACCTGCTTCTTCACCGCATCCAGCACCTTCAGGCCCTCTTCCATGCCCGGGCCGCGGAAACTGGTGCCGGACGTGCGATTGGCCTTGTCGAAGCTGGACTTGAAGATGAAGTTCATCCCCAGCCGGCCGGTGATTTCCTTCAGGCGGCCGGCGACGTCGATCTGCAGCTGCATCGACTCGATCACGCAGGGGCCGGCGATCAGGAACAGGGGCTGGTCCAGGCCGACGTCGAATCCGCAAAGTTTCATGACTTACTCGCTTCAAGTAGAGAGGAACGAGACGGGAGAAACGAGGAACGAGAGGGGGCACGCGGCTGCGCTCGTCGCGCGTTCCTCTTCACTCGTCCCTGCTTCAAGCCCGCGCTTCCTTCAACAGCTTGCCGCCGGCCTTCTTTTCGCGCGCGGCGCGGATGAAGCCG belongs to Pseudoxanthomonas sp. F37 and includes:
- the ispF gene encoding 2-C-methyl-D-erythritol 2,4-cyclodiphosphate synthase, whose product is MSDTLNIRIGQGFDVHAFGDGDHLMLGGVRVPHERGVQAHSDGDVVLHALCDAMLGALALGDIGRHFPPSDDRWKGADSRAFVRHCDALLRERGWRVGNADVTVVCERPKVGPHADAMRARVAEDLGIGVDAVSIKATTSETLGFTGRGEGIAAQAVVLLVKA
- a CDS encoding endonuclease/exonuclease/phosphatase family protein; translation: MNLARRAAWAVVLGAALCSPAGCASKVVAPPDPATTLDVVTLNLWHDKQDWPRRQDLIVAGLRDRAPQVVLLQEVLQDAALPNQAQVLASRLGYEYRFFSADAPAQTRRYGNAILVRGVIEASGEAKLAPLDDFRTAGWVRTRVRGRPVNVYVTHLHHRPEGGAIRAEQIACLRALIDGTAGDVPSIVGGDFNTRADAPELAALRDRFVDAYAQAHAGADADTPVHTTLNPHLGHPFVRIDHVFVQPDAFGVEDARIILDQADATGAWPSDHYGVRVRLVLSDPARR
- the truD gene encoding tRNA pseudouridine(13) synthase TruD, with product MSEPLPRAFGAPVLTARFRCAPEDFFVEELAGFEPSGEGEHLLLTVEKRGMNTAFAAKRIAAWAGIAEMGVGYAGLKDRHAVTRQRFSVHLPHKVAPDLAGLASDDLEVVAASWHSRKLPRGALAGNRFELILREVAGDRAAIEARLGEIAAHGLPNWFGEQRFGRDGGNVAAALAMFAGRRVRREQRSLLLSAARSELFNRVLTARLADGSWNRGLEGEVWMLAGSRSVFGPEPWSGTLAQRLADFDIHPTGPLWGQGASRAEAAARHCEEAALQADDAQALKAGLELEGLRQERRALRLRPEGLAWEWPASSVLRVAFALPPGSYATAVLHELGEVSEAPRPGSDRSSEGR
- a CDS encoding protein-L-isoaspartate(D-aspartate) O-methyltransferase, which translates into the protein MTPRLRLQPEAVGMGMTSQRVRDRLVERLRESGIVDERVLNAVRTLPRHLFVDEALATRAYEDTALPIGHSQTISQPWVVARMTEVLLENAPKKVLEIGTGSGYQAAVLALLGLEVYTVERIGDLLRQARKRLRQLGLNVRSKHDDGRIGWAEHGPYDGIIVTAAAPALVPVLVEQLAVGGQLVAPVGGSGSQSLVRLVKREDGSVEETTLAPVVFVPLLSGTLD
- the ftsB gene encoding cell division protein FtsB produces the protein MRKAPWLLLVLVLLLGWLQYRFWFGVGSSGQVVALEQQVAAQKRENAGLQERNDALAAEVEDLKSGESAVEERARSELGMIKPGETFYRVVEPAASAPASGDAAPAEADEEAAP
- a CDS encoding peptidoglycan DD-metalloendopeptidase family protein yields the protein MTTTLRSARRISSVLLMGLVVALLGACSTTVVREPSASSATRKPSQGKPGATVRVQRGDTLYGIAFRNGVDVNDLARWNGLGAPYTIYPGQTLKLYPGSGSRPATTPPRSTAGTTTRPTPPPAPVTRPAPTPAPAPASSGFAWRWPAEGHLIGRFVGGDATKQGIDIAGSSGQAVRAAADGVVVYSGAGLVGYGELIIIKHSEQWLSAYGHNRKRLVNEGQNVKAGQQIAEMGSTGAAREMLHFEIRHNGKPVDPLQYLPAR
- a CDS encoding exopolysaccharide biosynthesis protein yields the protein MTDAPHTESAEPAASLGQQLADIIERLPPDALSLGELLDVFSDEGLLLLTILLTLVFLIPVSIPGVSTVFGAAILLVGVSRLVDRPLWLPQRVKHKALPADRLRPGLTAGLVWVRRMEKISRPHRLRLFVDGPGQGVINNLAFILAALLLMAPFGFVPFSNTLPALALLLYAIGFIQRDGGAILLGHLANIGTIVYFSVLIGGGGVAVRELFQRLTG
- the ispD gene encoding 2-C-methyl-D-erythritol 4-phosphate cytidylyltransferase, which produces MMAGVWAVVPAAGRGARFGGELPKQYRVVRDRPLIAWALQALLAHDAVEGVVVPLSENDPDWPGWTEYEGRPLIVCTGGATRAASVLAGLQALPPSVRADDFVLVHDAARPNLGRDDLAQLLERGRNDPVGAILAAPVRDTLKRAGDDGGIDGTEPRERLWRAFTPQLFRRLQLTRALEAATAEGIEVTDEAMAMERLGLRPLLVEGAESNFKITTRADLERFEFELSRRT
- a CDS encoding Smr/MutS family protein, giving the protein MARPDPPDDDDAALFRDAIGQVRRLEDAPAPPRKAPPRPRARMAERDDLDARSEFQRGLDALEPLAAGDTLSHRREALPARAFQRLKRGQFAVQDELDLHGATAVQAESLLRGFLAEAVLHEYGCVRIIHGKGQRSDAGAPVIKNLVDRLLRQRADVLAFHSAPPAQGGTGAVLVLLARRR
- the surE gene encoding 5'/3'-nucleotidase SurE, giving the protein MRVLVSNDDGVDAPGIRILAEGLRSAGHEVYVVAPDRDRSGASNSLTLDLPIRLKRIDHYTCSVAGTPTDCVHLALTGMLEFEPDIVVSGINNTANMGDDVIYSGTVSAAMEGRFLGLPAVAVSLATKNHDAKHYETAARAAVEIVARLKADPLPADTILNVNVPDLAWADVRGFEVTRLGNRHRSEPCVPQPDPRGRTVYWIGPAGREQDAGPGTDFHAVRMGYISITPIHVDLTRYQALEKVAGWVGGLTAALEASA
- the eno gene encoding phosphopyruvate hydratase, whose translation is MTNIAKIHAREILDSRGNPTLEAEVTLEDGSFGRAMVPSGASTGTKEAVELRDGDKTRYLGKGVRKAVENVNGPIANALHGFDATDQEGLDRRLIDLDGTENKGRLGANALLGVSLANAHAVAASKKQPLWQYLATGEVTLPVPMMNIINGGAHADNNVDFQEFMVLPVGFDSFAESLRAGTEIFHSLKSVLKGHGLSTAVGDEGGFAPDFRSNVEALDTILEAIGKAGYTAGEDVLLGLDVASSEFFDNGKYHLVGENKRLTSEQFVDFLADWAAQYPIITIEDGLAEDDWTGWKLLTERIGKKVQLVGDDLFVTNPKIFKEGIESGTANAILIKVNQIGTLSETLEAIAMAHHAGYAAIVSHRSGETEDTTIADIAVATTATQIKTGSLCRSDRVAKYNQLLRIEEALGGKARYAGRNAFVSLKK
- the kdsA gene encoding 3-deoxy-8-phosphooctulonate synthase, with amino-acid sequence MKLCGFDVGLDQPLFLIAGPCVIESMQLQIDVAGRLKEITGRLGMNFIFKSSFDKANRTSGTSFRGPGMEEGLKVLDAVKKQVGVPVLTDVHEYTPMDEVAAVVDVLQTPAFLVRQTDFIRKVCSAGRPVNIKKGQFLSPWDMKPVVEKAKSTGNQDILVCERGASFGYNNLVSDMRSLSVMRDTGCPVVFDATHSVQLPGGQGSSSGGQREFVPVLARAAVAVGVAGLFAETHPDPAKALSDGPNAWPLDKMEALLETLLALDTITKKNGFLESTL